Proteins encoded by one window of Mesorhizobium sp. INR15:
- a CDS encoding DUF6492 family protein: MNSRFMPATVIDPGPLRQAPIAAVVTASYAPDFERCRLLCETLDRHVTGAAHHYILVEHRDLRLFRQLQNSRRSVVDERELLPRWLHAFDDPLSLFRRRIWLSLKTQPLRGWHVQQLRRIAIAAHASEDVLIFCDSDVAFLKPFACSAFWRDGKVRLFRRDGVLARKDHDEHRIWSRNAGSALGIEGSRVSLDDYISTLIAWRRDTVNAMCARIETVHGRNWVEVIGSARRFSECMIYGRYVDDLLQGAGHFHGSEEFCRVHWTGKALSDEEFRSFVAAMAPEQVAIGMQSFIGTDIGRIRRLIGLESSKA, from the coding sequence GTGAACAGCCGGTTCATGCCAGCCACGGTCATCGACCCCGGCCCGCTTCGGCAGGCACCGATCGCGGCGGTGGTGACGGCAAGCTATGCGCCTGATTTCGAGCGTTGCCGGTTGCTGTGCGAAACCCTCGACCGGCATGTCACCGGTGCCGCTCATCATTACATCCTGGTCGAGCATCGCGATCTCAGGCTGTTTCGTCAGCTGCAGAATTCCCGCCGCAGCGTCGTCGACGAGCGGGAATTGTTGCCGCGCTGGCTGCATGCGTTTGATGATCCGCTCAGCCTGTTTCGCCGGCGCATCTGGCTCAGCCTGAAGACGCAGCCCTTGCGTGGCTGGCATGTGCAGCAACTGCGGCGCATAGCCATTGCCGCGCATGCTTCGGAAGATGTGCTGATCTTTTGCGATTCCGATGTCGCCTTCCTCAAGCCGTTCGCTTGCAGCGCCTTCTGGCGCGATGGCAAGGTGCGGCTGTTTCGCCGTGACGGCGTGCTGGCGCGGAAGGATCATGATGAGCATCGCATCTGGTCGCGCAACGCCGGCTCGGCGCTGGGCATCGAAGGCTCCCGGGTTTCCCTTGACGACTATATTTCGACGCTGATTGCCTGGCGTCGTGATACCGTGAACGCAATGTGCGCCCGGATCGAGACGGTTCATGGCCGCAACTGGGTCGAGGTCATCGGGTCGGCGCGCAGGTTTTCCGAGTGCATGATCTATGGCCGCTATGTCGACGACCTGTTGCAGGGCGCCGGCCATTTTCATGGTTCGGAAGAGTTCTGCCGCGTTCATTGGACGGGCAAGGCTCTGTCGGATGAAGAATTCCGCAGCTTCGTCGCTGCCATGGCTCCGGAACAGGTGGCGATCGGCATGCAGTCATTCATCGGCACTGATATTGGCCGTATCCGCCGCCTGATCGGGCTCGAATCCTCGAAGGCCTAG
- a CDS encoding VWA domain-containing protein: MAGFARSVAAAILLFCMTTAGFAANRVIIILDASGSMWAQIDGKPKLEIARESLRTVLQSIPTDEEIGFMAYGHREKGSCDDIQLIVPPQAGSASAISAAADSLKFLGKTPLTAAVKQAAEALKYTEDKATVVLITDGLETCGGDPCALGKELEASGVDFTADVVGFGLTADEGKQIACLADNTGGKYIQASDEKALQEALVETVAAPAPAPAPEPAPAPAPAPAPEKPEFNFLPTVVLAEGGDPVTDGNAWEVYKAKSDGTRGDNVTTEYGAYKANLEPGDYIIVARDGEAKTEQKVKIAEGQVAKPLFTLNAGTLILHPRPSQGADIASGAAVVVAYPGAASPPTYYGDTKAVFPAGDQKVTVTLGSGSITETIKLAAGQTVEKDMIVGVGHVVANAYYTAGGDKADGSGVGFKIFKAKKKIDGTREQVTYAYGPDSPFDLPPDDYVVIATVQLADVEQPFTVKTGEFLDLKVAMNAGVLAITAPGASKIEIFDVKKDINGNRKSIGYNYDAAFQTTLPAGDYAIVADTSDNGTKEGTATVKAGERVEVTVK, encoded by the coding sequence ATGGCGGGATTTGCACGGAGCGTCGCTGCGGCGATCCTCCTGTTTTGTATGACGACGGCTGGCTTTGCCGCCAACCGCGTCATCATCATTCTCGATGCTTCCGGCTCGATGTGGGCTCAGATCGACGGCAAGCCCAAGCTCGAGATCGCCCGTGAGTCGCTCAGGACCGTGTTGCAGTCGATCCCGACCGATGAGGAAATCGGCTTCATGGCCTATGGCCATCGGGAGAAGGGCAGCTGCGATGACATCCAGCTGATCGTGCCGCCGCAGGCGGGTTCGGCCAGTGCGATCTCGGCTGCCGCCGACAGTCTGAAATTCCTCGGCAAGACGCCGCTGACGGCAGCCGTCAAGCAGGCGGCCGAGGCGTTGAAATACACCGAGGACAAGGCCACCGTCGTTCTCATCACCGATGGGCTCGAGACCTGCGGCGGCGATCCTTGCGCGCTTGGCAAGGAACTCGAGGCATCCGGCGTCGACTTCACGGCCGACGTGGTCGGCTTCGGCCTGACCGCCGACGAAGGCAAGCAGATCGCTTGCCTCGCCGATAATACCGGGGGCAAATATATCCAGGCTTCCGACGAGAAGGCCCTGCAGGAAGCGCTTGTCGAGACGGTGGCTGCACCGGCGCCAGCCCCAGCACCCGAACCAGCGCCTGCACCGGCCCCTGCGCCAGCGCCTGAAAAGCCCGAATTCAACTTCCTCCCGACCGTCGTGCTGGCCGAAGGCGGCGATCCCGTTACCGATGGCAATGCCTGGGAAGTCTACAAGGCGAAGTCCGACGGTACGCGCGGCGACAATGTCACCACCGAGTATGGAGCTTACAAGGCCAATCTGGAGCCGGGCGACTACATCATCGTCGCTCGTGACGGTGAAGCGAAGACTGAGCAGAAGGTCAAGATCGCGGAAGGCCAGGTGGCGAAGCCGCTGTTCACGTTGAATGCCGGCACGCTGATCCTGCATCCCCGCCCGAGCCAGGGCGCCGATATCGCCAGCGGCGCGGCTGTGGTTGTCGCCTATCCTGGTGCTGCTTCGCCGCCGACTTACTATGGCGACACGAAAGCGGTGTTCCCTGCCGGCGATCAGAAAGTGACCGTGACGCTTGGCAGCGGTTCGATCACCGAGACCATCAAGTTGGCAGCTGGCCAGACGGTCGAGAAAGACATGATCGTTGGTGTCGGCCATGTCGTCGCCAACGCCTACTATACCGCCGGCGGCGACAAGGCCGATGGCTCGGGCGTCGGCTTCAAGATCTTCAAGGCGAAGAAGAAGATCGATGGCACCAGGGAGCAGGTCACCTATGCCTATGGTCCTGACAGCCCCTTCGACCTGCCGCCGGATGACTATGTGGTCATCGCGACGGTCCAACTGGCCGATGTCGAGCAGCCCTTCACTGTCAAAACCGGCGAATTTCTCGACCTGAAGGTCGCCATGAATGCCGGTGTGCTGGCAATCACGGCGCCCGGCGCTTCGAAGATCGAGATCTTTGATGTGAAGAAGGACATCAACGGCAACCGCAAGTCGATCGGCTACAATTACGACGCGGCGTTCCAGACCACGCTGCCGGCTGGTGATTATGCAATCGTCGCCGATACGTCCGACAACGGTACGAAGGAAGGCACGGCGACCGTCAAGGCCGGCGAGCGCGTCGAAGTCACCGTCAAGTAG
- a CDS encoding lipopolysaccharide biosynthesis protein: MTQANDIPQRRPLARIGGFLAERRGLVRDYFSAISGAGGRLVFSLAYFIVLANTLSITEFGMFATASAAGVMLSRILAFGFISALYRTATIRPNLIGTFTAGFLMLGLLSLPLLAAASFGVYLIFFASTVPLSVFAAIVFAEALLWRPVEVVLIVNNGLGKFGRAAFLTILATALRALGAAFFMFAAERNVGVWSWYYIGANAASLIIAFGFFYPRQRLRLRTELYLRRLADSLYVAGAEVLFYLQSEFDKLLVLAIGGPHLAGIYAIIMRLVDLTAIPIRTFSMMLVQRMMRAPEMLSRLKVKSGIEGGVFAVSTLALMALGIVLHFFPNALGKNVSEAAPLVALAICVPGLRNLVEYQAELLFARGQTLVRAVNLGLLAGLKALLLTYVLKTILDIPSMVLSLNVVFLILYLASTLLTYSAMRKPAKPF; the protein is encoded by the coding sequence ATGACACAGGCCAATGACATACCGCAAAGGCGGCCCCTCGCCCGGATCGGCGGCTTTTTGGCCGAGCGACGGGGGCTGGTCCGCGACTATTTCTCGGCGATCAGCGGCGCCGGTGGCCGTCTGGTGTTCTCGCTGGCCTATTTCATCGTCCTGGCCAACACGCTGTCGATTACCGAGTTCGGCATGTTCGCCACCGCTTCGGCCGCCGGTGTAATGCTGTCGCGTATCCTCGCTTTTGGCTTCATCTCGGCCCTCTATCGCACCGCCACCATCCGGCCCAATCTGATCGGCACATTCACCGCCGGCTTCCTGATGCTCGGCCTGCTGTCGTTGCCGCTTTTGGCCGCGGCCTCGTTCGGCGTCTATCTGATCTTCTTTGCCAGCACGGTGCCGCTGTCGGTGTTCGCGGCCATCGTCTTTGCCGAGGCGCTTTTGTGGCGGCCGGTGGAGGTGGTGCTGATCGTCAACAACGGTCTCGGCAAATTCGGCCGCGCGGCCTTTCTGACAATCCTGGCAACGGCCCTGCGGGCGCTTGGTGCCGCATTCTTCATGTTCGCGGCGGAACGCAACGTAGGCGTCTGGTCCTGGTACTATATCGGCGCCAACGCCGCCTCGCTCATAATTGCCTTCGGATTTTTCTATCCGCGCCAGCGCCTGCGGCTGCGCACGGAGCTCTATCTGCGGCGGTTGGCTGATTCGCTCTACGTCGCCGGCGCCGAAGTGCTCTTCTATCTGCAGTCGGAGTTCGACAAGCTGCTGGTCCTGGCGATTGGCGGCCCGCATCTTGCCGGCATCTACGCCATCATCATGCGGCTGGTCGACCTGACAGCGATCCCGATCCGTACATTCTCGATGATGCTGGTGCAGCGGATGATGCGGGCTCCGGAAATGCTCTCGCGCTTGAAGGTCAAGAGCGGCATTGAAGGCGGCGTATTCGCGGTCTCGACGCTGGCGCTGATGGCGCTTGGCATCGTGCTGCATTTCTTCCCCAACGCGCTGGGCAAGAATGTGTCGGAGGCCGCCCCTCTGGTCGCGCTGGCGATCTGCGTTCCTGGGTTGCGAAACCTGGTCGAATACCAGGCCGAGCTTTTGTTCGCACGCGGCCAGACGCTGGTGCGGGCCGTCAATCTTGGCCTCCTGGCCGGGCTGAAGGCGCTGTTGCTGACCTATGTGCTCAAGACCATCCTGGACATACCCAGCATGGTGCTGTCGCTCAACGTCGTGTTCCTGATTTTGTATCTCGCCTCGACGCTGCTCACCTATTCGGCGATGCGAAAGCCGGCGAAGCCGTTCTAA
- the folD gene encoding bifunctional methylenetetrahydrofolate dehydrogenase/methenyltetrahydrofolate cyclohydrolase FolD: MAEVIDGKSVAEDVVGTVKALTAELVAKGKAKPGLAVVIVGEDPASQVYVASKSRTAKECGFHSVQHTLPAETSEKALLDIIGALNADPAINGILVQLPLPAHIDAGKIIQTIAPEKDVDGFHFINVGKLGTGELETAFVPCTPAGSMLLIERVRGKDLSGLNAVVVGRSNIVGKPMANLLLAANCTVTIAHSRTRDLPALARTADILVAAVGRPEMIKGDWVKPGATVIDVGINRIPAPEKGEGKSRLVGDVAYAEAALAAGAITPVPGGVGPMTIAMLMANTLASAYLAAGLKRPSF, from the coding sequence ATGGCCGAAGTGATTGACGGAAAAAGCGTCGCCGAAGACGTGGTGGGGACGGTCAAGGCACTGACGGCTGAACTCGTCGCGAAGGGCAAGGCAAAACCAGGCCTCGCCGTGGTGATCGTTGGTGAGGATCCGGCGAGCCAGGTCTACGTCGCCTCCAAATCCCGCACCGCCAAGGAATGCGGTTTTCACTCGGTTCAGCACACGCTGCCGGCCGAAACCTCCGAAAAGGCATTGCTCGATATTATCGGCGCGCTCAATGCCGACCCGGCCATTAACGGCATCCTGGTGCAACTGCCGCTGCCGGCCCATATCGACGCCGGCAAGATCATCCAGACCATCGCGCCGGAGAAGGATGTCGACGGCTTCCACTTCATCAATGTCGGCAAGCTCGGCACTGGTGAACTGGAGACAGCGTTCGTTCCTTGCACGCCAGCCGGGTCGATGCTTCTGATCGAGCGCGTGCGCGGCAAGGACCTGTCCGGTCTCAACGCGGTTGTCGTTGGCCGCTCCAACATTGTTGGCAAGCCGATGGCCAATCTTCTGCTCGCGGCCAATTGCACCGTCACCATCGCGCACAGCCGGACCAGGGATCTGCCGGCACTGGCCCGCACTGCCGATATCCTGGTCGCTGCCGTCGGACGGCCTGAGATGATCAAGGGTGATTGGGTTAAACCAGGCGCTACCGTCATCGACGTCGGCATCAACCGCATTCCGGCGCCGGAGAAGGGCGAGGGCAAATCCCGCCTGGTTGGCGATGTCGCCTATGCCGAGGCGGCCTTGGCTGCTGGCGCCATCACGCCGGTTCCCGGCGGCGTCGGGCCGATGACCATTGCCATGCTGATGGCCAATACGTTAGCCTCAGCCTACCTTGCGGCCGGATTGAAACGGCCCTCCTTCTGA
- a CDS encoding glycosyltransferase family 4 protein, protein MHLLFATSIVPDGDLASGYEIANAAIIAALRRAGVRVTVIGFIWPGKAAADPEHTIVLGAIDVRTENASSLQRLAWVAKAMLSGLTFASVKLRVVSDSAVLAAVQRAGPFDGYVLNSVQFAGAFNKLFGDRPSIFVAHNVEHRSAQENADAAAGIFQRLLFRREARLLKTMEEWLCSRARFVFTLAEEDRAALGVASDDRSAVLPLVTGAVARKAARVIDCDAALIGTWTWQPNRIGLDWFLEKVVPHLRPDFRIRIAGRMPSGVTSSHPGVTFVGRVPDAQAFVRGAAVIPLISTAGSGVQLKTIETFELGLPSVATSRSLRGIGHRPSNCVVTDDPVAFAAALEAAADTINDVDGSAFRSQQLSALDGAIRLGLEKLAPVSQAVPA, encoded by the coding sequence ATGCATCTGTTGTTCGCCACATCGATCGTGCCCGATGGTGATCTCGCCTCGGGTTACGAGATTGCCAACGCGGCCATCATCGCTGCGCTGCGCCGCGCTGGCGTGCGCGTGACGGTCATTGGCTTCATCTGGCCGGGAAAGGCCGCCGCCGATCCTGAACACACGATAGTGCTGGGCGCGATCGACGTGCGCACTGAAAATGCCTCATCGCTTCAAAGGCTTGCCTGGGTCGCCAAGGCGATGCTGTCCGGCCTGACTTTCGCGTCGGTCAAGTTGCGCGTGGTCTCCGACAGCGCGGTTCTTGCCGCCGTCCAACGTGCCGGCCCCTTCGACGGCTATGTCTTGAATTCCGTGCAGTTCGCCGGGGCCTTCAACAAACTCTTTGGCGATCGGCCATCGATCTTCGTCGCCCATAATGTCGAACACCGTTCCGCACAGGAGAACGCTGATGCCGCCGCCGGCATCTTTCAGCGCCTGCTGTTTCGCCGCGAGGCGCGGCTGCTCAAGACCATGGAAGAATGGCTCTGCAGCCGGGCCCGTTTCGTCTTCACGCTGGCCGAGGAGGATCGCGCCGCACTCGGTGTTGCCTCCGACGATCGTTCGGCGGTTCTGCCGCTGGTGACCGGCGCGGTGGCCCGGAAAGCTGCTCGCGTCATCGACTGCGACGCGGCGCTGATCGGCACCTGGACATGGCAGCCGAACCGCATCGGGCTTGACTGGTTCCTCGAGAAAGTAGTGCCGCATCTGCGGCCCGATTTCCGCATCAGGATCGCCGGCCGAATGCCATCTGGCGTGACTTCGTCGCATCCAGGAGTAACCTTCGTCGGGCGCGTGCCGGACGCACAGGCCTTCGTGCGCGGCGCCGCGGTTATCCCCCTGATCAGCACCGCCGGCAGCGGCGTGCAGTTGAAGACGATCGAGACGTTCGAACTCGGCCTGCCGTCCGTCGCAACCAGCCGCTCGTTGCGCGGCATCGGCCACCGCCCGTCCAATTGCGTTGTCACGGACGATCCGGTCGCCTTCGCGGCGGCGCTCGAAGCTGCTGCCGACACTATCAATGACGTCGATGGCAGCGCGTTTCGCAGCCAGCAGTTGAGCGCACTTGATGGTGCGATCAGGCTTGGGCTCGAGAAACTCGCTCCCGTCAGCCAGGCGGTGCCTGCATGA
- a CDS encoding WecB/TagA/CpsF family glycosyltransferase yields MNMHTARTVFGVDTLKMILGISVLAIRWDDAITLLTRLVDERRFTKVSFLNAHNANIAYTDPVFAEALDDFLILPDGVGVDLAAKLLYGAPFPDNLNGTDFIPAFLQASTRPLTVGLLGATRVNAEAASVKLAALAVQHRFVVIHDGYFSGSEETSVVDRIASLRPDVLLVAMGVPRQELWIARHIEAHHCTLPIAVGALLDFLSGAVPRAPLWMRQLRLEWLFRLLVEPARLWRRYVVGNPLFLWRVVGQKLSRRREATGDVE; encoded by the coding sequence ATGAACATGCACACCGCCCGCACCGTGTTCGGAGTTGACACCTTGAAGATGATCCTCGGCATCTCGGTGCTCGCCATTCGTTGGGACGATGCGATCACCTTGCTGACTCGCTTGGTCGACGAACGGCGTTTTACCAAGGTTAGCTTCCTCAACGCCCACAACGCCAACATTGCCTATACCGATCCGGTCTTTGCCGAGGCGCTTGATGATTTCCTCATCTTGCCCGATGGCGTCGGTGTCGATCTGGCGGCGAAGCTGCTCTATGGCGCGCCGTTTCCGGACAATCTCAACGGCACCGATTTTATCCCGGCTTTCCTGCAGGCCTCGACAAGGCCGCTGACGGTGGGACTTCTCGGCGCAACGCGCGTCAATGCCGAGGCTGCTTCGGTCAAGCTGGCGGCGCTGGCCGTGCAGCACAGGTTCGTCGTCATCCATGACGGCTACTTTTCCGGCTCGGAGGAAACCAGCGTCGTCGACCGTATCGCCAGCCTGAGGCCCGACGTATTGCTTGTTGCGATGGGAGTACCGCGTCAGGAACTGTGGATCGCGCGTCACATAGAGGCCCATCACTGTACTTTGCCGATCGCGGTCGGCGCGTTGCTTGATTTTCTGAGCGGCGCAGTGCCACGCGCACCCCTGTGGATGCGTCAGCTGCGGTTGGAATGGCTCTTCCGATTGCTGGTTGAGCCGGCTCGCCTTTGGCGCCGTTATGTGGTCGGCAATCCCTTGTTCCTATGGCGCGTCGTCGGCCAGAAACTGTCGCGCAGGCGCGAAGCCACCGGAGATGTCGAGTGA
- a CDS encoding GumC family protein, with protein sequence MVDRENREDWKRERSLLSLGQAVRGEEEPSPVSIGDRADPSWHDDAASRHRLARSQREARSNPTLSDSAGTDTYQAGSEPASSPHAQAMPVAEPLAAETTGSRQGQESHRTGEAKASFGDGTDGQQWKPLIDPMLVGRGIARSKPLIVTTTILGAALGIAIALSMPKKYEATTELVIEPGDLKLSDRDLTQPVGQPDAALAVVETRIKMLTSGTVLDQVVKNLNLVDDPEFNGQGSGGLGVMSLVRSILSRNDGPGAADEVRRQALAVGSLAKSLSVERTGKTFVISISATTQNGEKSALIANTTRTVFQQEAAKYQSDMAGRATTELTSKLDDLRKGVEAAERNVEDFRATHGLVDAQGHLISDDQMLKLNEQLSVARARTLELNARAASARSLDVNSVLNGTLPEEINSNTMSDLRSQYATLKQEADRAAVRLGPRHPEFQALSAQLDGARERIAGELRRIGSSLQVDLKRAVQLEQDLASRLAQAKVQSGDVNSDLVSLRELEREAAAKRSVYEQYLLRAKETGEQTGINTTNINVITSAQPPLEPNGPSRAVVALAGLLLGFASGVGLGAMRGAYESLRETATSRSRRSAGMDKRQPPFEDKAYQAAPPVAAPQRLASAPSVPTPPPVGPTPPVAPMPPAAPTPPPAPPPVAQATAPEGPGRIGSLMSTLRKAVSRKPDSEDSSDALSSDWVLPSVAGSTRPTENQAHPGYPEPNARFAAQQPAAFPPPPFQPGAGTPYPQPPLPPHMVPQSGPYSGPRTYPYGQPMIYPQVQPWQMPPQAGYPYPQPMPAPQAGQVPYPPQPAPPTYPLQAEPQPTATHSPLAQAPQAMETAEQQAPIEEIRASLREFREAVRELTETRARRRYF encoded by the coding sequence ATGGTCGACAGGGAAAACCGAGAGGACTGGAAGCGCGAGCGTTCGTTGCTCTCGCTCGGCCAGGCTGTGCGCGGCGAGGAAGAACCATCGCCAGTTTCGATCGGAGACCGCGCGGATCCGTCGTGGCACGATGATGCCGCGTCGCGACATCGTCTCGCCCGCTCCCAACGCGAGGCGCGGTCGAACCCGACGCTTTCGGACTCCGCGGGCACCGACACGTATCAGGCTGGTTCCGAACCGGCTTCATCGCCCCATGCGCAAGCAATGCCTGTGGCGGAGCCGCTTGCCGCGGAGACAACAGGCTCGCGTCAAGGGCAAGAGTCCCATCGAACCGGCGAAGCAAAGGCTTCCTTTGGTGATGGGACTGACGGCCAGCAATGGAAGCCCTTGATCGATCCGATGCTGGTGGGCCGTGGCATTGCCAGATCGAAGCCGCTGATCGTGACGACGACGATCCTGGGCGCCGCGCTCGGCATCGCCATAGCCCTATCGATGCCGAAGAAATACGAGGCCACGACCGAGCTGGTCATAGAGCCGGGTGACCTGAAGCTTTCCGACCGCGATCTCACCCAACCCGTGGGACAACCCGATGCCGCATTGGCCGTGGTCGAAACCCGGATCAAGATGCTGACGTCAGGCACGGTTCTCGATCAGGTCGTCAAGAATCTCAATCTCGTCGATGATCCGGAGTTCAACGGGCAGGGTTCCGGCGGCCTCGGCGTCATGTCGCTGGTCCGCTCGATACTATCGCGCAATGATGGGCCGGGCGCCGCCGATGAGGTTCGCCGCCAGGCATTGGCCGTTGGCAGTCTGGCCAAGAGCCTGTCGGTCGAGCGCACGGGCAAGACATTTGTCATCTCCATCAGCGCGACTACCCAGAATGGCGAGAAGTCGGCCCTCATTGCCAACACGACGAGGACTGTCTTCCAGCAGGAAGCCGCCAAATACCAGTCCGACATGGCCGGCCGCGCGACGACCGAACTGACGTCCAAGCTCGATGACTTGCGCAAGGGTGTTGAGGCGGCCGAGCGCAATGTCGAGGATTTCCGGGCCACGCACGGCCTTGTCGACGCGCAGGGCCACCTGATCAGCGACGACCAGATGCTGAAGCTCAACGAACAGCTTTCAGTCGCGCGTGCCCGCACGCTGGAGCTCAACGCGCGAGCGGCCTCGGCGCGTTCGCTAGACGTCAATTCGGTTCTCAATGGCACCTTGCCTGAAGAGATCAACTCGAACACCATGAGCGATCTGCGCTCGCAATACGCGACGCTGAAGCAGGAAGCCGATCGTGCCGCTGTCCGGCTTGGGCCGCGTCATCCCGAATTCCAGGCGCTCAGTGCCCAGCTTGATGGCGCGCGCGAGCGCATCGCCGGAGAACTTCGCCGTATTGGCTCCTCGCTGCAGGTTGACCTGAAGCGCGCGGTGCAGCTCGAACAGGACCTCGCTTCGCGCCTGGCTCAGGCCAAGGTCCAAAGCGGCGACGTCAACAGCGATTTGGTGAGCTTGCGGGAACTGGAGCGCGAGGCGGCCGCCAAGCGTTCTGTCTACGAGCAATATCTTCTGCGCGCCAAGGAGACCGGCGAGCAAACGGGCATCAACACCACCAACATCAACGTGATAACCTCGGCTCAGCCTCCACTCGAGCCAAACGGGCCGTCGCGTGCGGTGGTGGCGCTTGCCGGCCTGCTGCTTGGCTTTGCCTCCGGTGTTGGCCTTGGCGCCATGCGCGGTGCCTACGAGAGCCTGCGTGAGACCGCGACGTCACGGTCGCGCCGTAGCGCCGGAATGGACAAGCGCCAGCCTCCTTTTGAGGACAAGGCATATCAGGCGGCACCGCCGGTGGCGGCGCCACAACGGCTCGCCTCGGCCCCGTCTGTTCCAACACCGCCACCTGTCGGACCGACACCACCTGTCGCGCCGATGCCGCCTGCGGCACCGACGCCGCCTCCAGCACCACCGCCTGTTGCACAGGCTACTGCGCCTGAGGGGCCTGGCCGGATCGGTTCGTTGATGTCGACGCTGCGCAAGGCCGTGTCCCGCAAGCCGGACTCGGAAGATTCAAGCGACGCGCTCTCCAGTGACTGGGTCTTGCCTTCTGTCGCCGGCAGCACGAGGCCGACGGAAAATCAGGCACATCCCGGCTACCCGGAGCCGAACGCTCGTTTTGCTGCGCAACAGCCGGCGGCTTTCCCGCCGCCTCCGTTCCAGCCTGGCGCGGGCACCCCATATCCGCAGCCGCCCCTGCCTCCGCATATGGTGCCGCAATCTGGGCCGTATTCGGGCCCGCGGACTTATCCCTATGGACAGCCTATGATCTACCCGCAGGTACAGCCCTGGCAGATGCCACCTCAGGCTGGCTATCCCTATCCGCAACCCATGCCGGCGCCTCAGGCGGGGCAGGTACCTTATCCGCCTCAGCCCGCGCCGCCGACCTATCCGTTGCAGGCTGAGCCTCAGCCCACGGCGACTCATTCGCCGTTGGCGCAGGCGCCGCAGGCCATGGAAACCGCTGAACAGCAGGCGCCGATCGAGGAAATCCGCGCCAGCCTGCGCGAATTCCGTGAAGCGGTCCGCGAACTCACCGAAACCCGCGCGCGCCGCCGGTATTTCTGA
- a CDS encoding GlxA family transcriptional regulator, whose product MSDPVQGGRQFAFLLVDKFSMFSLAAAIDTFRSANRLLGRDFYGWTTVSADGDPVMASNGLPLKIDYSVADLPPVDILFVSVGLTTEFPGKSKVLAALRSWGRRGNALGALSVGSYLLAEAGQLEGYRCTIHWENRAGFVERFPDINCTGNVFEIDRKRYTCAGGTTSIDLMLEIVRGDFGSGLANGVANQFQHERIRSAGDRQRVGPERDLTGKSEKLRRIVELMADHLDEPLSAVQLAKSAGLSVRQVERLFLRHLTVTPGRYYMRLRLERARELLRQTNMPILDVAIATGFTSHSYFAQSYRLQFGRPPSEERRTTY is encoded by the coding sequence ATGAGTGACCCCGTTCAAGGCGGCCGGCAATTCGCCTTCCTGCTGGTCGACAAGTTTTCGATGTTTTCGCTTGCCGCCGCGATCGACACATTCCGCTCGGCGAACCGGCTGCTCGGCCGCGATTTCTACGGCTGGACCACGGTCTCGGCCGATGGCGATCCCGTCATGGCCTCCAATGGCCTGCCTCTCAAGATCGACTACAGCGTTGCCGACCTGCCGCCGGTCGACATCCTCTTTGTCTCGGTTGGCCTGACGACGGAGTTTCCCGGCAAGAGCAAAGTGCTGGCGGCACTGCGCAGCTGGGGCCGGCGTGGCAACGCGCTCGGCGCGCTGTCGGTCGGGTCCTATCTGCTCGCCGAGGCCGGGCAGCTTGAGGGCTATCGCTGCACCATCCATTGGGAGAACCGCGCCGGCTTCGTCGAGCGGTTTCCGGACATCAACTGCACCGGCAATGTCTTCGAGATCGACCGCAAGCGTTACACCTGCGCCGGCGGCACCACCTCGATCGACCTCATGCTGGAGATCGTGCGCGGCGATTTTGGCTCGGGCCTGGCCAATGGTGTCGCCAATCAGTTCCAGCATGAGCGCATCCGCTCGGCGGGCGACCGCCAGCGCGTCGGCCCTGAACGCGACCTGACCGGTAAATCCGAAAAGCTGCGGCGCATCGTCGAACTGATGGCCGATCATCTCGACGAGCCGCTGTCGGCGGTGCAACTGGCCAAGTCGGCGGGATTGTCGGTGCGGCAGGTGGAGCGCCTGTTCCTGCGCCATCTCACCGTCACGCCGGGCCGCTACTACATGCGGCTGCGGCTGGAGCGGGCGCGCGAACTGCTGCGCCAGACCAATATGCCGATCCTTGACGTGGCGATCGCCACCGGCTTCACCTCGCACTCCTATTTCGCGCAGAGCTATCGGCTGCAATTTGGCCGGCCGCCCTCGGAAGAGCGCCGCACGACTTATTGA